A stretch of the Vibrio gazogenes genome encodes the following:
- a CDS encoding glycoside hydrolase family 25 protein, with amino-acid sequence MTEKVITEKNTVLKTVFGTVIVGMFVGSYLLLSRPLLHDLSSAMPSTARPSDTFSKSVTPATLHSSSAEQSALPPTTDQSAVITSSEEKSVPKRQKARGIDVSHDQGRVVWRDVIASGIDFVYLKASDGMTFLDPMFATNMQALIPHQILVGAYHFFEAGDDPHQQLNNFLRATKGHPLTLAPMVDVEVSRGVKPQVLQMRLRQFLNGVEQATGCTPVIYSYGDFWQTYIGRSFNHYPFWLADYSPEMIRPAGLQHIQLWQHSEQGRLPGIRGAVDLDKALEQTALETIRCRVRQEAI; translated from the coding sequence ATGACAGAAAAAGTTATAACAGAGAAAAATACAGTGCTGAAGACGGTATTCGGTACTGTAATCGTCGGGATGTTTGTCGGGAGTTATCTTTTACTCTCACGGCCGTTGCTTCATGATTTATCGAGTGCGATGCCATCAACGGCGAGACCGTCTGATACCTTCTCTAAATCAGTCACTCCGGCTACACTTCATTCATCTTCGGCTGAACAATCAGCATTGCCACCCACAACAGACCAATCTGCGGTTATCACATCATCAGAGGAGAAGAGCGTGCCCAAGCGTCAAAAGGCGCGAGGGATTGATGTTTCTCACGATCAAGGGCGGGTCGTGTGGCGTGATGTGATTGCGTCGGGTATCGATTTTGTTTATCTGAAAGCGTCTGACGGTATGACGTTCCTCGACCCGATGTTTGCGACCAATATGCAGGCGCTTATACCGCATCAGATTCTTGTCGGTGCTTATCATTTTTTTGAAGCCGGTGACGACCCGCATCAGCAACTGAATAATTTTTTGCGTGCGACCAAAGGACATCCGCTGACTTTGGCACCGATGGTGGATGTTGAGGTGTCCAGAGGCGTGAAACCGCAGGTCTTACAAATGCGATTGCGGCAGTTTTTAAATGGCGTTGAGCAGGCAACCGGATGTACGCCCGTTATCTATTCCTATGGTGACTTCTGGCAGACCTATATCGGACGATCATTCAATCATTATCCGTTCTGGCTGGCGGATTATTCACCGGAGATGATTCGACCGGCAGGGTTGCAGCATATTCAGCTCTGGCAGCATTCTGAACAAGGGCGGCTGCCGGGAATTCGAGGCGCGGTGGATCTGGATAAAGCGCTTGAGCAGACCGCCCTTGAAACGATTCGGTGTCGCGTTCGTCAGGAGGCCATATGA
- a CDS encoding DUF4573 domain-containing protein, with protein MKGLYTSASIKPTRLAAEVKPARLAAEVKPARLAAEVKPARLAAEVKPARLAAEVKPARLAAEVKPARLAAEVKPARLAAEVKPARLAAEVKPARLAAEVKPARLAAEVKPARLAAEVKPARLAAEVKPARLAAEVKPARLAAEVKPARLAAEVKPARLAAEVKPARLTAQVPQKDVRMSAFMASLSNQKFSASLQSQVTAM; from the coding sequence ATGAAAGGATTATACACCTCAGCCTCGATCAAACCCACTCGGTTAGCAGCTGAAGTCAAACCTGCTCGGTTAGCAGCTGAAGTCAAACCTGCTCGGTTAGCAGCTGAAGTCAAACCTGCTCGGTTAGCAGCTGAAGTCAAACCTGCTCGGTTAGCAGCTGAAGTCAAACCTGCTCGGTTAGCAGCTGAAGTCAAACCTGCTCGGTTAGCAGCTGAAGTCAAACCTGCTCGGTTAGCAGCTGAAGTCAAACCTGCTCGGTTAGCAGCTGAAGTCAAACCTGCTCGGTTAGCAGCTGAAGTCAAACCTGCTCGGTTAGCAGCTGAAGTCAAACCTGCTCGGTTAGCAGCTGAAGTCAAACCCGCTCGGTTAGCAGCTGAAGTCAAACCTGCTCGGTTAGCAGCTGAAGTCAAACCCGCTCGGTTAGCAGCTGAAGTCAAACCTGCTCGGTTAGCAGCTGAAGTCAAACCTGCTCGGTTAGCAGCTGAAGTCAAACCCGCCCGGTTAACCGCTCAGGTTCCCCAAAAAGATGTGAGAATGAGCGCTTTCATGGCATCTCTAAGCAATCAAAAATTTAGCGCATCATTACAATCTCAAGTTACAGCTATGTAG
- a CDS encoding MFS transporter, with product MKIDKKKSTVFAIIFIGLVINGAGQSILFSTLPSVFRDLGLPDLWIGIIVSCSAFTLVIFSTIWGKIIDYTSNKISYIVGLTSFGFGTLIFVSVLDMLYLDMISTTTTIISLIVIRIIYAALTAGMHPSSLSYVTKNYSDKVKVNKISLISSAFTLGLCIGPSLVILTRFGNSLTPIYFISIVALFVSIIAYVGIPSQTSVIEKKEVVSHSQGNIKNTLHLLFIVIVMNALFSSTQQNIGFLVQELNGQTGLSSIENTGLLVSILAFSLLATQVFIVRTLSVSVESMIFIGFSMTLAFILVSIKSSSIYHMMLAMIFLGVGFGILIPSVQSKISSIYPSEKQGYIAGVIFSCASIGYIIGPIIGTAFNSKNIKSTYLIGLLILLLSAVFYAIGSMSKKRKVTI from the coding sequence ATGAAAATAGACAAAAAAAAGTCGACTGTATTTGCCATTATATTTATTGGACTCGTGATTAATGGAGCAGGACAGTCCATACTATTTTCTACATTACCATCTGTTTTTCGTGATCTAGGACTTCCTGATTTATGGATAGGTATTATTGTATCATGCTCAGCTTTTACTCTTGTTATTTTCTCTACCATATGGGGGAAAATAATTGATTATACATCAAATAAAATATCATATATAGTTGGATTAACTTCTTTCGGATTTGGAACGTTAATATTTGTATCAGTTCTGGATATGTTATATTTAGATATGATATCCACAACAACTACAATAATTAGTTTGATTGTTATTCGGATTATTTATGCTGCTCTAACAGCAGGGATGCACCCATCATCACTATCATATGTAACAAAGAATTATTCAGATAAAGTTAAAGTGAATAAAATATCTCTAATTTCTTCCGCATTCACTCTTGGTTTATGTATTGGTCCAAGCCTGGTCATATTGACCCGCTTTGGTAATTCTCTAACACCTATTTATTTTATTTCAATAGTTGCTTTATTTGTATCTATTATTGCGTACGTAGGAATACCATCTCAAACCTCAGTTATTGAAAAAAAAGAAGTGGTTAGCCACAGCCAAGGAAATATAAAAAATACGCTTCATTTATTATTTATAGTGATAGTTATGAACGCTCTATTTTCTTCAACACAACAAAACATTGGATTTTTAGTTCAAGAGTTAAATGGTCAAACAGGGTTAAGTAGTATCGAGAACACAGGTCTATTAGTGTCAATTCTAGCCTTTTCATTATTAGCGACACAAGTTTTTATAGTAAGAACTCTAAGTGTAAGTGTCGAAAGTATGATATTCATAGGTTTTAGCATGACATTAGCATTTATACTTGTTTCAATAAAATCATCATCCATTTATCATATGATGCTAGCAATGATATTTCTTGGTGTGGGTTTTGGGATATTAATACCATCAGTTCAGTCTAAGATATCTTCTATATATCCAAGCGAAAAACAAGGATACATCGCTGGTGTTATTTTTTCCTGTGCTTCAATAGGATATATAATTGGCCCTATAATAGGTACGGCGTTTAATAGCAAAAATATAAAATCGACATATTTAATAGGATTACTCATTCTGCTTTTAAGTGCAGTTTTCTACGCTATTGGCAGTATGAGTAAAAAGCGAAAAGTAACAATTTAA
- a CDS encoding Flp pilus assembly complex ATPase component TadA, whose product MTQPNDYAFDDAVAVNQPGEAWYDLGNGWEREYMPKLTLKQCMELAKALATYVRLPERLNTENPVASVVLPNEERGQIAMPPITKADVVSMTFRKPSITRFTLSDYEQTGRFSQVRGMDTATTGLSPLQEKLLLLKKKGCLSDFFKLLFKTI is encoded by the coding sequence ATGACCCAACCTAACGACTATGCCTTCGATGATGCGGTGGCCGTGAACCAGCCCGGTGAAGCCTGGTATGACCTGGGCAATGGCTGGGAGCGAGAATACATGCCGAAGCTGACATTGAAGCAGTGCATGGAACTGGCGAAAGCGCTGGCGACTTATGTCCGGTTGCCGGAACGTCTCAATACAGAAAATCCGGTGGCTTCGGTGGTTCTGCCCAATGAAGAACGGGGGCAGATAGCGATGCCTCCGATCACAAAAGCTGACGTGGTGAGCATGACTTTTCGTAAGCCCTCGATAACCCGGTTTACTTTATCTGATTACGAACAGACCGGCCGGTTTAGTCAGGTCAGGGGAATGGATACAGCGACAACCGGACTCAGTCCCCTTCAGGAAAAATTGCTGTTGCTGAAAAAGAAGGGTTGCCTCAGCGATTTCTTTAAGTTGCTGTTCAAAACAATCTGA
- the cas2e gene encoding type I-E CRISPR-associated endoribonuclease Cas2e, which produces MLVVVTEAVPPRLRGRLAVWLLEVRAGVYVGEVSKRVREMIWEQVMQLAETGNVVMAWATNTESGFDFQTYGENRREPIDFEGLRLVKFKPIESDM; this is translated from the coding sequence ATGTTGGTTGTTGTCACAGAGGCCGTACCACCCCGCTTACGTGGCCGGTTAGCCGTCTGGTTATTAGAAGTGCGTGCTGGGGTGTATGTCGGAGAGGTCTCTAAACGAGTTCGTGAGATGATTTGGGAGCAAGTGATGCAACTGGCGGAAACCGGCAATGTGGTCATGGCGTGGGCCACCAATACTGAATCTGGTTTTGATTTTCAGACATATGGCGAAAACCGCCGGGAGCCGATTGATTTTGAGGGGTTGAGGTTGGTGAAATTTAAGCCAATCGAGAGTGATATGTAA
- the cas1e gene encoding type I-E CRISPR-associated endonuclease Cas1e gives MSFIPLKPIPMKERNSMIFVAMGRIDVRDGAFVVIDEVNGERMHIPVGSLACILLEPGTRISHAAVKLASTTGTLLIWVGEAGVRLYSVGQPGGARSDRLLYQAKLALDETLRLKVVRKMFELRFKESAPERRSVDQLRGIEGARVRKTYEILAKQYGVDWQGRRYDPKDWQKGDITNQCISAATACLYGVTEAAILAAGYAPAIGFLHTGKPLSFVYDIADIIKFDTVVPVAFRVASYRPLEPDRKVRQECREAFRKNQTLKKLIPLIEEVLAAGEIEPPLPPEDAQPPAIPEPESYGDAGHRSK, from the coding sequence ATGTCATTCATTCCCCTAAAACCGATCCCGATGAAAGAACGTAATTCGATGATTTTTGTCGCGATGGGGCGAATCGATGTGCGTGACGGGGCGTTTGTCGTCATTGATGAAGTTAATGGCGAACGGATGCATATTCCGGTCGGGTCATTGGCTTGTATTCTGCTCGAACCCGGTACGCGGATTAGCCATGCTGCGGTGAAACTGGCCTCAACCACGGGCACATTACTGATTTGGGTCGGTGAAGCGGGTGTGCGTCTTTATTCTGTGGGTCAGCCGGGTGGGGCACGATCCGATCGTCTGCTATATCAGGCCAAGTTAGCACTGGATGAAACGTTACGCTTAAAAGTCGTGCGCAAGATGTTCGAGCTTCGCTTTAAAGAATCTGCGCCAGAGCGCCGGAGTGTCGATCAGTTGCGGGGGATTGAAGGGGCACGGGTACGTAAAACCTACGAGATACTTGCCAAACAGTACGGGGTTGACTGGCAGGGGCGCCGGTACGACCCCAAAGACTGGCAAAAAGGGGATATCACCAATCAATGTATTAGTGCGGCAACGGCTTGTTTGTATGGGGTGACTGAAGCTGCGATTCTGGCGGCCGGGTATGCTCCGGCGATAGGTTTCTTACATACCGGCAAACCGTTATCGTTTGTGTATGATATTGCTGACATTATCAAATTTGATACTGTGGTTCCTGTTGCGTTCAGGGTTGCATCGTATCGGCCGCTTGAACCCGATAGAAAAGTACGCCAGGAATGTCGGGAAGCCTTTCGAAAAAATCAGACTCTTAAAAAATTGATTCCTCTGATTGAAGAGGTATTAGCTGCCGGAGAAATCGAGCCACCGCTGCCGCCGGAAGATGCACAACCCCCCGCGATTCCTGAACCTGAATCTTACGGTGATGCCGGACACAGGAGTAAATAA
- the cas6e gene encoding type I-E CRISPR-associated protein Cas6/Cse3/CasE, with the protein MQLYLSKVTLIPSANLAKVLLELDQNDAYASHQLLWRELFYRDEKRQFIYRQDVDAHQLPLFYTLSKTQPDPYSRHCRVESKVFAPQLHAGQKLAYQLRVNPTVCITKDGRQQRHDVVMHTKHQLRDEQLQPHVLQQHMDDAVHQWFGHDARLSQWGIQLDTQPDIQSYTQHGSYKKNRREKHRHHVRFSSVDVQGVLTVTDPERFLSQYAEGFGRAKAMGCGLMLIRRI; encoded by the coding sequence ATGCAATTGTATTTATCAAAAGTTACGCTCATCCCCTCTGCTAATTTAGCCAAGGTTCTGCTTGAGCTTGACCAAAATGACGCATACGCCTCTCATCAACTGTTGTGGCGTGAGCTTTTTTATCGGGATGAGAAACGTCAGTTTATTTATCGCCAAGACGTCGATGCGCATCAATTACCGCTCTTTTATACGCTTTCGAAAACCCAGCCAGACCCATATAGCCGCCATTGTCGGGTCGAGAGTAAAGTTTTTGCACCACAGCTTCATGCCGGGCAGAAACTTGCTTATCAATTACGGGTCAATCCAACGGTTTGTATCACCAAAGATGGCCGCCAGCAGCGTCATGATGTGGTGATGCATACCAAACACCAGCTTCGGGATGAACAACTACAACCACATGTGTTGCAACAACATATGGATGACGCCGTGCACCAGTGGTTCGGTCATGATGCTCGCTTGAGCCAATGGGGAATCCAACTGGATACCCAGCCTGATATCCAGAGCTATACCCAACACGGTAGTTATAAGAAAAATCGTCGGGAAAAGCATAGACATCATGTTCGGTTTTCGAGTGTTGATGTACAGGGGGTTTTGACGGTCACCGATCCTGAACGCTTCTTAAGTCAATATGCTGAGGGTTTTGGCAGAGCCAAAGCGATGGGATGTGGCCTGATGTTGATCAGGAGGATCTAA
- the cas5e gene encoding type I-E CRISPR-associated protein Cas5/CasD, with translation MRSYLVFRLYGPMASWGLPAVGGDRQTAVAPSRSAILGLLGAALGIRRDNETQLQALQQSVEIAVKQLVPGTLIRDYHTTQVPSADRKFTHRTRKSELSESHLNTVLSSRDYRCDGMWTVAVTLTPEPAYTLAELHSALKTPVFSLYLGRKSCPPAAPLSPQIVADGSLRAALDTEFHMLTWSQKADDFLLRHNGWVTYFWEKDPQAIEPEDSETVVTTFPWDEPENRGRWQFQSRTMYQLSVAQSRASKDSGSSAPANERV, from the coding sequence ATGAGATCTTATCTCGTATTTCGTCTTTATGGCCCAATGGCGAGCTGGGGGTTACCAGCCGTCGGCGGGGATCGACAAACAGCCGTTGCCCCGTCCCGTTCTGCGATTTTAGGTTTGTTGGGGGCAGCATTAGGGATTCGGCGGGATAATGAAACACAACTACAAGCGTTACAGCAGAGTGTTGAAATTGCCGTGAAGCAACTCGTTCCGGGCACGCTGATCCGTGATTACCACACCACCCAAGTGCCGTCGGCGGATCGGAAATTTACGCACCGGACACGCAAGAGCGAACTGTCTGAATCGCACCTCAATACGGTACTTTCCAGCCGGGATTATCGATGTGATGGGATGTGGACGGTTGCGGTGACTCTGACACCTGAGCCGGCTTATACATTAGCTGAGCTTCATTCTGCCCTGAAAACACCGGTGTTTTCGCTCTATTTAGGCCGTAAGTCTTGCCCGCCTGCTGCGCCGTTATCACCACAAATTGTGGCTGACGGTTCCCTTCGTGCTGCTTTAGACACTGAATTTCACATGCTCACTTGGAGTCAAAAGGCTGATGACTTTTTGCTACGCCACAATGGATGGGTGACCTACTTTTGGGAAAAAGATCCTCAAGCGATTGAACCGGAAGATTCAGAGACGGTTGTCACGACTTTCCCTTGGGATGAACCTGAAAATAGGGGCCGTTGGCAGTTTCAGTCACGCACGATGTATCAACTCTCGGTCGCGCAATCTCGTGCGAGTAAAGACAGCGGATCATCGGCTCCGGCAAATGAAAGGGTATAA
- the cas7e gene encoding type I-E CRISPR-associated protein Cas7/Cse4/CasC — MSQFIQLHLLTSYAPSNLNRDDLGRPKTAVMGGTERLRVSSQSLKRHWRTSDLFEAAMAGHLGVRTKRFGMSLFEALTQAGVKEKSAQKWAAEMAGQYGKLKKDSLEIEQLAHISPAEQDAALSLVAILAAEDRGPSAEELKALKNKQTSVDIALFGRMLASSPEFNVEAACQVAHAISVHSVTVEDDYFTAVDDLNDGKTDAGSAHIGEAGFAAALFYSYICINKTQLIDSLQGDESLANQAIQALTEAVVKVSPSGKQNSFGSRAYASFVLAEKGTQQPRSLSVAFLKPVVDIDMGEAAVKALEKQAENFDAIYGDCADSRYRINAFTGEGSLTQLQQFVAE; from the coding sequence ATGAGTCAGTTTATTCAGCTTCACCTACTTACATCTTATGCCCCCTCCAACTTGAACCGTGACGACTTAGGCCGACCTAAAACAGCCGTCATGGGCGGGACGGAGCGTCTTCGGGTGAGTTCTCAAAGTTTAAAACGCCATTGGCGAACCTCTGACCTATTTGAAGCCGCGATGGCCGGACATTTAGGCGTTCGAACCAAACGATTTGGTATGAGCTTATTTGAGGCACTCACACAAGCAGGCGTCAAAGAAAAATCGGCACAAAAATGGGCGGCAGAAATGGCCGGTCAATATGGCAAATTAAAAAAAGACTCGCTTGAAATTGAACAGTTAGCCCATATCAGCCCGGCAGAACAAGATGCTGCACTTTCGCTGGTTGCGATACTGGCGGCAGAAGATCGTGGCCCCAGTGCTGAGGAACTTAAGGCGCTCAAGAACAAACAGACGAGCGTGGATATTGCACTATTTGGTCGGATGCTCGCGTCTTCTCCTGAATTTAACGTCGAAGCTGCTTGTCAGGTCGCCCATGCGATTAGTGTCCATTCGGTGACAGTCGAAGATGACTATTTTACAGCGGTTGATGATCTAAACGATGGTAAAACTGATGCCGGTTCAGCACATATCGGCGAGGCCGGTTTTGCTGCTGCGCTGTTCTATAGCTATATCTGCATTAATAAAACACAACTGATCGACAGCTTACAGGGCGATGAATCGCTGGCGAATCAGGCCATTCAGGCGCTGACTGAAGCTGTTGTCAAGGTATCACCCAGCGGGAAACAGAACAGTTTCGGCTCACGCGCTTATGCGAGTTTTGTGTTGGCAGAGAAAGGTACTCAGCAACCGCGTTCGCTTTCTGTTGCTTTCCTGAAGCCGGTTGTGGATATTGATATGGGGGAAGCCGCCGTTAAAGCGCTGGAAAAACAAGCGGAGAATTTCGACGCCATTTACGGTGACTGTGCCGACAGCCGTTATCGGATCAATGCATTTACCGGAGAAGGTTCTCTGACACAATTGCAGCAATTTGTCGCTGAATAA
- the casB gene encoding type I-E CRISPR-associated protein Cse2/CasB — MEQSKPTSFSIRHHNAVRNTLLRWWQSMVLSKDELKKTDIYPAPSGVKARLKRCDSVDSVMMTEGFRLLWMALPEAFTGQAKPQDIECWATIAAALVYIPAESETSFARAAGKKGDNDKSAVSEMRFAQLQAAKTPDEFLRRLRRILQQVKGKVSPLALAQDIEQWSQEHDSMRLHKADKRIAVQWAMDYYRAAGH; from the coding sequence ATGGAACAGAGTAAGCCTACATCTTTCTCCATCCGTCATCATAATGCAGTCAGGAATACCTTACTGCGCTGGTGGCAAAGCATGGTGTTATCGAAAGATGAACTGAAAAAAACAGATATTTATCCGGCCCCTAGTGGCGTGAAAGCTCGTTTGAAACGGTGTGATTCGGTTGATAGTGTCATGATGACGGAAGGATTCCGGTTGTTATGGATGGCGCTCCCCGAAGCGTTCACCGGGCAAGCCAAGCCACAAGATATCGAATGCTGGGCTACCATTGCAGCGGCATTAGTTTACATTCCGGCTGAATCTGAAACCTCATTTGCCCGAGCAGCGGGGAAAAAAGGGGACAATGATAAATCAGCGGTCAGTGAAATGCGTTTTGCACAACTGCAAGCGGCCAAAACGCCAGATGAGTTTCTGCGTCGGTTACGTCGCATCCTGCAACAGGTCAAAGGTAAAGTTTCGCCATTAGCGCTGGCTCAAGACATCGAACAATGGTCTCAGGAACATGACAGTATGCGTCTTCACAAAGCGGATAAACGTATTGCTGTGCAATGGGCCATGGACTACTACCGAGCTGCCGGACACTAA